DNA sequence from the Methanobacterium sp. genome:
ACCTGAAAATCGATTTTCGTAAACTTGATGCCATGAAACTGCCTTTTAAAAAAGAATTCGATGTTGCAATAATGCTTTGCGAAGGCGCTTTCCCTTTGATGGAAACAGATGAGATGAATTTTGAGATTTTGAAAAATGTTACCAGGGCACTAAAAAACAAAGCAAAATTTATTTTTACAACTTTAAACGGATTATTCCCTCTTTATCATTCCATTAATGAATTTCATGCTGCTGATGTTCAGGAAGGCCATACAACCTGCAAAAACACTCATTTCGATTTGATGACATTTCGTGATTATAATATAACCACAGCAGTAGATGATAGCGGGAATGTGAAAGAACTGGAATGTAATGAAAGATATTACGTGCCATGCGAGATTACATGGATATTAAAAACGCTGGGTTATAAAAAAATCGACATCTACGGGGCGAAAATAGGGGAGTTTTCAAGAAATGACAAACTCACAACCAAGGATTTTGAGATGCTCGTCATAGCTGAAAAACAATAGCACAGAGGTAGAAAAAAATTATGAACAAAAAAATTCTCTGGATAATCGCAGCGATGATCATTCTAATCAGCGCCGGTGCATATCTTGCTTTTGCCTCGAACCAGCAAAAATTATCACCACCACAGACACCTCCCTCTTCAGAGCCAATTACAGTCTCCGGCGAGATTACCTGCCTGCCCAAAAAGGGACCAGGCCCTCACACTATGGAATGCGCCATTGGTATCAAAGGGGATGACGGTAAGTACTATGGATTGAAGAATCTTTTTGAACACGATAAAAAATATAAATTTTATAGTACTGGTATACGCGTGGAGGTCTCCGGGACGCTCAATTATGAAGAAATGCTGGGACCAGGTGGCGTCCCATACGATGTCGCTGGAGTCATCGAGATTACATCAATACGAGAGAGATAGAAAGGGGTTGATGAAAGTTACCAGAAGCATTTTTGTTGAAATGAGATTATGAACACTGGAAGTATGATTACAATTATAGGGAAGGAAAAAGAAGAAGTTTAAGAAAATGATTTTTATGAAACCTTTTAGTGTTATTAAAGCGCCACTAGTCTCGGAAGAGTTTTTTTCTGGCGTTAGTTTGATGGGAGATTCTTTAATAAATGCTGGACTAGCAGAACAGCTGGGTATTAAATCTATTACGCAGCTACCAGTACTTGATTGTGAGCATCAGCGAGATCCGGAAACAAAAATCATAAACCCGCGCCAAGTCCATGATTACTCAATACAGATAGCCAATGCCGTAGAAAAAGACTGCGCTACTGGCTATTTCCCACTTTTATTAGGGGGCGATTGCACCATTCTCATTGGTGCCATGCTGGCAATGAAACGAAAGGGAAATTGCGGCTTATTTTTTATTGATGGGCACGCTGATTTTTATGAGCCTGGTGTTTCGCCATCAGGCGAGGCAGCAGATATGGAGCTGGGATTTGTTGTGGGTCGTGGGCCAGATATCGTCACCAACATCGAAAATAGAAAACCATTAGTAGAAGAAACAAATACTGTTCTTTTTGGTTTCCGTGATGAAGAACATATCAAAAAAGCAGGTGGCCAGGACGTGCGTAAGACAAAGATTCATTGTGTCTCCTTAGAAGAAACACGATGGAATGGCTTTAGTAATACCGTTGAAGCTGGCATACAGAGATTAAACTCGGTAGAGCAGTTTTGGATCCATGTGGATGTTGATGTGCTTGATGATGCTGTCATGCCCGCAGTTGATTATCGGATGCCAGAGGGCTTAAGTGTCGGTGAGTTGGTTACTACAATGCAGCGTCTTATCAAGACTGGAAGAGCGGCTGGCATAAGCATCAGTATATTTAATCCTACCCTTGACTGGGATGGTTCTCTTGCAAAAAAATTAGTCGCCATTATGGCAAAAGGCTTGCAGAATGTTTAACAATCGCGTATTTGTCATACCTGCAAAAAACCAAAAAATAATATGATAATTCAAGATCTGCTTTTTTATAGAAGAATGGGTAAAGGACATCCTCTTATACTTATCCACGGAGCTATGGTGAACGGCTCAATGTTTTTATTAAAATCGGTTGCAGAGGAATTGTCTAAAAATTATGATGTTATTATTCCTGATCTGCGTGGACACGGCGGAAGCAAAAATATGCCGGGCCCCTACACAACAGTACAGCATGCAGAAGATGTAAAAAATCTACTGGATGCCCTCAAAATCAAAAACACTTATGTTTTAGGATCTTCGTATGGGGGTGTGGTCGCCCAACAGATAACATACATGTATCCGTCGGTAGTAAGTAAGCTAATTCTCGATGGCACAATCTCATATAATAGAATTACTTTACGGGAGAAAATTGAGGCAATTATTACTTTATTCCTTCTGCAACTTTTAGGGGTCAGAAGACTTATGCATCTTGTAAAATATAGCCCTGAGCCTGGATTTAAAGATGATCCAGCACTGAAAGAAGAAATGCAAAAAATGTTTGCAGATAGTGATACAAAAGCAGCCGCAGCAGTGCTTAAAGAAGTATTTACTTTTGACAGCCGGTCGTGGGTGCACAATATTTCCTGCCCAACTCTCATTATTGGCGGATTACGTAGTATGGCAGTACCAGTACATCATGCCTATTTTTTGCATGATAAAATCAAGAGTTCTCGACTAGAAATATTCGAGGATGCCGGTCATGCGCTGATTTGGACACATAGTGAAAGGTTTGTCAGCGTGGTAAAGAATTTTTTGGGATAGCTACTTATGAAACAAAAAGTACCAGAAAATATTAGATTGAGTCGAAAGGAAAACATTGATGAGAAAACAAGAGAGGAAAATGAAATGACTCCATTGCTTTTAAGCCGACAGCGTATAACACGGTCTATGCGCTTCGCTTCGCTCACCCAAGTTGCTTATTTCGTGGGCAACACCAATACACTGAAAATGTTATATTCAATAGCTATTTAGGAGGACGAAATGTTTAAGGATAATTTAATTTGGAAAGAAGTTCAGAAATACTTGCCAGAACATAATAGAATATCAGATGAAGTAACACCGTCTGAAAAAACTGTAGATTTCAGCGATATTAAAATTAGATACGATGAATATGTTCCTGTAAAAAGCTTTAAAAAAACCGTTGTAATTTTTCATGGCGTTGGCGGAAATGGCAGACTCCTGTCTTTTATAGCTGTCCCATTAGTTAAAGCTGGATTCAAAGTAATCTGCCCAGATTTACCGTGAAGATTCCTGTGAAAATGGTTGCTAATATGAATGCTATAGTAAATAATAGAAATCTACTCAAATTATTATTGAAAGATAAAGCTGGTTCTGGTAGTTCTGTTTCAATACAATTTTTATTATCAATGATGAATTACATTCCAATAATTGAGCCGGAAGAATTCACTGTTTGTCCTGTTTTATTGGCACATCCAGAAGATGACAAATGGACTCCAGTAGAGATTAGTAAAATTTTTTTTGACAATATTAAGGCAGCAAAAAAGCTAATTATTCTAGAAAAATCTGGACATTTTCCAATCGAAACACCAGGTTTACAACAACTTGAATCAGGATGTATTGAATTTATAAATAACGGAATTAATTAAACCTAAATCCCCTAAAATGGCACAGGAGGCTTAGATAATGATTACGATAAAAAAACTAGATAAATCAGATGAATCTTTAAATCAGTAAAGCAGATAAACTGGTATCGAAGGTATTTCCATTTAGAAATTTATCAGAACGCTTGACTTTTTGGGCATTTAAGCACCAGAATATTATCTGGTAAAACTAATTATTAACTTCTTTGGAGTTTCTTCTCTTTCGGAATTTTGGGTTGCTATAGATGAAAATAAAAATGTTTATGGGACTACTGGTACTTCAAATAGTCCTAATGAAAAAGTAGCGCAAAATCTTTATGAAAAATATGGTTTTAAAGTGATAAAAAAGGAGAAAAAACTATTATACACAAAAATATACAGGGAGCTTGAGTTATGAATCTCCTGTTCATCGCACAACAGAGCATAGGCGCTCCGGTGCTTCGCGCCTCTGGGCTTTGCCACATTTTTGGCTTATCTGAGCTCCGCCAAAAACGGCACATGGCAACTGAAAGTTAGGTGAAATGCCCGATAGGAGTAAAAAATATGTTAGCTTTCCAAATCTTGATTAACAACTGGGAGTTGGTATTAGCTCTAACAGTTGCATTTTTAGCTGGTGCTGTGGCTGGGCTAATGTTTTTAGCTATTAATAAAGCTAAAGCACTGGAATTCGGTGTAAAACTTGATAAACTTAGAAGACCAGTTGTAAAAATCCTTTTTAAAATCTTGGAGAAACCTCAAGGTGCTCTTAAAGCTGTTTTGTTCATTTTTGTTTTAAACTTGCTTGGAGGAGCAGTTTTGTGGGCTACAGTTAGTGGACTTTTAATCGTCCCCCCATTTCTGTGGTTGGCATTGTTAGGTCTTTTTGTAGTTTTAGTTGTGGCAAAAGAGCCGCAAAGACTGCTTATTGCTATTCCAGTGGTTCCCTTTGAAATAGGTGCATTCATAATTGCAGCTACTGGAGGGGTAAACATAGGGATAAATTTATTCTTTGGTGGAGACATAGTATTAGCAATAATGGAGTGGCTAACTCTATTTTACACTCTGGTTATTCCCTTACAGTTCATCGCAGCGTTTCTTGAGGGAATTTTAGCACATCGAGTCTACATAGTGCAGCGAAAACCATTGCCAGAGTGGTTGTCAGAGAATTAATACTTCTGCGACTTCTTTTTATCGCAAAACGTTAAGCAACATGCTTGCTATGGGGGTAAAATGGATCAAAAAATTGTTGTTCGAAAAATTCAGCCTGGTGAAGATGAAGCAGTCTGGAAAGTCGCTAAAACACTGAGTATATTCG
Encoded proteins:
- a CDS encoding alpha/beta hydrolase, with the protein product MKMVANMNAIVNNRNLLKLLLKDKAGSGSSVSIQFLLSMMNYIPIIEPEEFTVCPVLLAHPEDDKWTPVEISKIFFDNIKAAKKLIILEKSGHFPIETPGLQQLESGCIEFINNGIN
- a CDS encoding arginase family protein, encoding MIFMKPFSVIKAPLVSEEFFSGVSLMGDSLINAGLAEQLGIKSITQLPVLDCEHQRDPETKIINPRQVHDYSIQIANAVEKDCATGYFPLLLGGDCTILIGAMLAMKRKGNCGLFFIDGHADFYEPGVSPSGEAADMELGFVVGRGPDIVTNIENRKPLVEETNTVLFGFRDEEHIKKAGGQDVRKTKIHCVSLEETRWNGFSNTVEAGIQRLNSVEQFWIHVDVDVLDDAVMPAVDYRMPEGLSVGELVTTMQRLIKTGRAAGISISIFNPTLDWDGSLAKKLVAIMAKGLQNV
- a CDS encoding alpha/beta hydrolase: MGKGHPLILIHGAMVNGSMFLLKSVAEELSKNYDVIIPDLRGHGGSKNMPGPYTTVQHAEDVKNLLDALKIKNTYVLGSSYGGVVAQQITYMYPSVVSKLILDGTISYNRITLREKIEAIITLFLLQLLGVRRLMHLVKYSPEPGFKDDPALKEEMQKMFADSDTKAAAAVLKEVFTFDSRSWVHNISCPTLIIGGLRSMAVPVHHAYFLHDKIKSSRLEIFEDAGHALIWTHSERFVSVVKNFLG
- a CDS encoding class I SAM-dependent methyltransferase; translated protein: MNNKQWYETLFENYGRKYDEESFTQGTAGECDFIEKEINYDKSLKIIDIGCGTGRHSIELTKRGYNMTGIDLSESQLKRAKKKAKSHNLKIDFRKLDAMKLPFKKEFDVAIMLCEGAFPLMETDEMNFEILKNVTRALKNKAKFIFTTLNGLFPLYHSINEFHAADVQEGHTTCKNTHFDLMTFRDYNITTAVDDSGNVKELECNERYYVPCEITWILKTLGYKKIDIYGAKIGEFSRNDKLTTKDFEMLVIAEKQ